The genomic stretch GCCTTATTAATCTCAGCCTGGAAGAAGGAATAAAATAGTAAATTGTAATATTCCATGGCCTCACATGGCAGTTTTCTGTGCATGGAGTGAAGTTTACCTTGTCGGTAATGCGGTCGATCTGTTTGTTCTGCTTATCGATCTCCGTGCCCATGTCGATGGCCAAAGACTTCAGGTTGTCGATGATATTTCCTACCTGACCCAAGTTCTCCTCCATCTCATCCTCCCGAGCATCATTGGTGATCCTATGAAAGACACCAAAGATGACGTCTCAGAAACCAGCTGGACTGAGGGCCGTGCTACGTGCTCCTCAATTCACCGCAGGTAATACTTCTGAGCTGCGACCCACCTCTTTATGTATGGCCCTGAGGGTGCTGCGGAGGTGGGCATGCCGTTGTGGATGCTGGGGGGCTGGCTGGACAAAACTGTGGGATTCCCCCCATCGACTGCATCTGCAGTGGGGCCGCCGGCATTGTCGATGCCCAGGCCCCAGGTCTGCCTGTACCTCGCATCATGTTCAATCGATGCCACTCTGACAAACAATATTGGGGTTGTATTGGCAAGTTTTAATTATTAGGGAGGGTAACGCCCATGATCTACTACGCTACAGTATTAAAGATATGGCATTCATTTATGTaaatactccatccatccaaaataaaaaaaaaaatgttaaagaaagtAAGACAAATTAGACTAATTTACACTGGATATTTAGATGCTGCGACAACTATTACCTGTGATGCAGGCCAGTAACCCAGAAAGCTATCTGGTCTCAAACCAGAAAATATGTCATCATGACATTAGACAGAGAAATACGAGCATACCTATTCCAGGGACAAACACACAAGCCACAGCACTTGGAGAGGTCAGTCAGGTTCTTCTCAGCCTCATGCATGTCCTGGTTGATTTGGTCCATGCCTTGTTCTACGTTCTTGAGTTGCTCTAACGAAAAGGCAGAAAAGATAGACAGGCTGCTGAGGCCGGTGGTTATTTTGGGGGAAGCAAAGGGTATTGTGCAAAGTGAACCACTCACCACCCTGTTCGTCCAACATGGTCACGGTGTTCACCCCCGTCTCATGGCTCTGCATATGACGGAGGCATGGGCAAAAGCCAATCAATGATCACAAACCCAGCAGCATGAAATTCACATGGAACAAATGCATTATGTAACCTCACCATAGGCAAAAAAAAGTAGTCTGGTAAACTGTGATTATATCAATCTGTAATGGATACTATTTGGTATAAATCCATTTCACGgccgccaactttggtcagctggctggcgtgagatttttcaatttgagacaagtctgcacacatatgcacactcatttacatgtatgtaacactaTTATTACCTTGTTAATAGTCTGAAGGGCTTGCATACTGCCCCAACACTTCTGACGTGgctaattttaagtttataaCGGAacggcatcattttgccgtaagatttcctgcgggagcgtgagagtctgaaagcgtgaatgTCACGCCCGATGCATGGGAGCTGGCAATTCCTCACCTCCTCTGCCAACCGCAGCATTCTTCTTGTACTCTCCAGTGACTGAAAGACAGAAGTATATAATTAATGCAAGGAGTCTTTTTCAGAACACAGGTTTGTGTACATGCACAAGACTCACAGAACACTCAGCCAGACTCGGCCATCACAGAATATACAACACAGGGTTTTGGTGATCAATTATAGGCATaatctaaaaatatatatacaagtGTGATTATGACATAAAGGATATTCAGTAACAACACTGAACAGTAACACATTGACTAATTTAACATCTAATGCCAAAACAAGGTGGATTCATCTGGATGGTTACCCTGTTTGAATTATTACAGCAAAATAGAATGGAGCGTTGCCAGTGGAATATGGTCTGCACTGGAATTACCACTATGGAATGGATGAAGGTATGAACAAGCAGTCACAGTTTTGAGTAGAGGTGGAAAttccaggtccagagagtaaaaatccagaccaggttttgtttcaaccagccagttgagtcctctgtgactgtgcgtTATGCtcacctggttggttgaaacaaaagtctggatttgtactctctgcaccttaaatctccacctctggtttTGAGCCTGATGGAAACTCATTAGATAGCTGTCTTTGAAAATGGTAAAATATGGTTCTGTGTTGCCCATCATTACCAATATAAAAACAAAGGTCCATCTATTAATTTGGGGAATAAGAGAGGCTGTAGAGACAGAGGGTGTAAGTGACTTGTAAGCGTAACATACAAAAGGGTTTAAATAATCGTTACCATTATGCCTAATGAAAAGAGCCAAAGCTTGGATATGAGGCTGGGAGATACAAAGGAATAAGCTGCTCTGTCTTGTTCATTGAAATGTACTTATGCATGACTTCAATGGTCCCGGCCACAGTGGTGATGCTGGCGACATCATGTGCTGAGCAGCAAGACACAAGTGGGACCTCACTATGGCTACTTCAGAGTATATAACAAAAAACGACCAAAAAACGTCCTTCTATAAACCAACACAGACTACTCGGTATTGTTAAGTTCTTAGCCCTAATACGAGAGATACATGCAGATGAGGAATACAGCAAATTGCTTTCTTAGCATGTGAAGAAGATGAGTGCTGAGAATGGGTACAGCGTTCTACTATATCAGCAAGGGGAGTTTTGTTTACCAACAGTCAAACTGTTTACCCTGCGTCACGCCACAGTGCTGAAGTGTTGCCATTTAGAAGCCGAGGGTCCTGGAACACCTTTTCCCAGCATACAGTCACACTCATAGCTGGCAAGTGACTGCCTGTCAGTATGGGCTTCTCATCCCACCCACGGGTGCAGAGGAAGAAGGAGAGGAAGGGCAGAGGCAGATAGTTTGAGCAAAAGATGAGTTTGATAGAGGTCGGCAGAGCGGCTTAGCATACTTCAGGCATTACTTCCCCAAAGGCTTAACAAAGCCATGGATCTAAATAATTGTTTTGCCTGTGTCATGCGTGTGAGTTTGAAATAAAGGAGCACGCCCTCAAAAAAAAGCATTACCTCATCCGTGACCTGGTTGGCCCGCTTAGTGATCTCTTCCGCTGTCATGTCCGCCATGTTGTTGCCACTGCTCTTGTCAGCGCCTTTCTCCAAATCCAACCACCTCAGTTCTCTGtggccaggaaaaaaatgcaagtACTGAAATTTCCTAGAAACGGTGTGTTAATGTGTGTTAATTCCCAACTTCAACATGTCATGTATACTAGATGGAACACGACGTGCATTATAACAGAGAagcagcaaaaaaataaaaaataaaaactttctcAACTTTGTGGTATGCATGTGTCACATTTCTACACAAGGAAGTAGCAGCAAGGAAATAATGACCATGTGACTTCATAGTTACTTCTTATTCTGCAGGCTGATGCACCGTTCCTTAAAGTATAAAGATACAAAGCAAGATATTTGCaaacataaaataataaaatgcccaAATATGAGTCAACGAAACCAAGAAAATATGCATTCATATAAGACTGCGTTCCCATAATAAATTAAATCATTAGATTTCAGGAGTTTTAAACCACTCGATAATGTTCATCGATAACTTCAGAATGTAAATTTACGTAACTAAATAAGAATGTCAAAATGAATACTTGACAGCAAAACTAAACCTTCAAGCCATCATTTGAACTGTTGCATGGACGGAATAATGTTTGCCTGGCATCActacagtatatatttttttgtatcttTTTTGTCCTACAACCACTGCATATAGGGCAGGCGTGAAAGTGGTCAGTGAGATTCGAAGATGCACGTGTACTGAGCACTACACTACCAGTAAAGTCTCAACTgcagctgcccaccccccaaCCACCCGACAAAAAACAGACTTTGCAAAACCAGCGTCAGAGTTCCTGCTCCCTCACTGCAGAAATTCAGATCCAGCTCTTCCTCCCAAACCAGTTCTGCAAGACTGCATTGCACAGCGTCATACACCCTCCCTCACTTGATGTCAGATGGTGTACTGTCGTGGTATGGATCCAATGCATTTAACATACAACATATGTCCTTATATCCTAGAACATTTtgtattatattaaattacctTTTTCACCTACAAATGTTATTCTGGCATACAGATCTAGCAATTATTAGACAAGCAAAGAAAATTGTTACACAAATAATAAGTGGAGCAGAATTGATCCAAGATATTGGCTTTAAACTTAGATTTCTAATGTATAGAGCTAAGTATAAGGATTAAGTCACTTTCATGAAACttgttaatattaataaaacgtcatttttttttttacatattagTGAGAGACACGTTTCCTTCATCAAACTAGCTTCATCCAGGATTCTTTGTATGTACCATTTCTAATATTGAATATCGGTGTAGCTAGATAAagccttatttaaaataaacccGTTATTAGGTCCTATTAATTTTGCTTATATTCACAGTACCAACCCAACCCGTCACGAGTCATATTCATATTAGAACTGTATCAGAAATACTTCAACATTTGTCACTATTTTCCTTGCAACCCGACTGCGTCAGTTGAACATAAAAATCAGCTGACCGAGAAACTAATTAACTACAGTCTCATGATTATCACACTAGTGCTATACAGTACATCTGTTAGCTGAAGGCAAACAATTCTGGCTTTTGGAAAGCAGACAACTGTGTCGCGTAGGCTTTATAATTTGCCTTCTATTAAAATGTACTATTGTCGCTCATTAACGAAGTTCTTCCTACCTCCTAGCACCACGCACCTAGTAAACAGCGAGCATATGCTGTTATATAACATCTTACCCCACCCGAATGATAATTTATATAGTTATGCTAAGTATGATTAGTAATCAGCACGGCAGAAAACAATGACACCTTACAAAAATCACCGGTTGTTATTGTCCCCTCACCGTAATGTAGCGTTAAAACACCCAAACTAAGCCACTGTTTTATCACACTATCATAGGAAATTTACTTCCTTTCTCTAGAGGTTGCTTCGCTAGATAGGGAGCTAGAAAGCCAGTGAGGTACCAGCGACTGTCGTACAGTTTCCCTTGTGAGAACGGAAAATAAAGCAGCTACAGAAAAAGTTATTCTTCATAATTGATATCAAATTAAGAAACAGCAGAGACATGTTGTTTTACTCACTTTAACGCAGCGCAGAGGCTTCTCAGCTGGTGGCGCGTGGCGCTGGCGGATTCCGTCGCTTAGCTGCGGGTTGCGCATGCGTGATTAAACAGCTGGACAATCTGCATGCCTGCGGGCAGTCTGCCTGACCCTCCCCGCGCGCGCAGGTGACGATCTCTGCAGCCCCCCCTCATGTACCCTCAAGGTTCTAccaattgtaccctagctgCAGGTGTACCTTGTAAGGCACAGAATTCGACTCTGATATATATTTCTGTGCCATTGGGGGGTACATTATTGTtctttgtaccttggggaacaaaactgtaccGGGACTGTGTCCATATCTCTAACAGTGCATGCGCAACTTAAAATACTAAATATATTGATAATTGAGAATAGTTAACACGTGTCACCATTACACACAATAGGTGCGTAGTGTGATTCCGAACATACCCCAGAATATGTAGAATATCCCTTGTTATGTTAATGACATGCATACTCcctttatttgatttttttttttttttgcataatttAGAACAAATGCCAATTTATCATTTAGGAATGATAGTTAAATGAGCCAGAAGACATGATGAacttctgcgatgggctggccccccatcctgggtcgttccctgcctcgtgcccattgtttccgggataggctccggaccacccgcgaccccgtaggataagcggttaggaaaatggatggatggatggacatgatGAACTTATGGATGAATAGTAGCGCGTGCATTACCTTATGTTGATGCGGAATAAATTCCCTGAAAACCATATTTAAGTATAATTATATTCAAATTAACCTACTACTTATTGTCGTAAAAGAAATTCTAAATGCATTATGTGAGAATTTGTTAAGCAATTAACCTAAGTTCATAAatttaaattacattaatttTGGCTTAAGTACAGTGAATGCGTTAACGCAATACCAGATAGGCTATTAACTAAACACCATTGCTGCGGTTCTCCGCGCCCTCTAGAGGACACTGAATTACTGTTACAGTTGCTGACGCATGTGTGAAAAGCTGGTTTTGCCTGGAAAGACAAGAAATATGAAATGTGTGACATCTGacatcgtgttagcatagtgtTGTGGTATACAGCAGACTATTATTCTCGtgagtttatttatatattttggtGATTTGCATTGATGGCTCTTTGCCTTGTGTCTAGGTCAGGGTGCAAGGAGGTCTGGGTCTTAAGCATAGCTGCCCTATGCAGAAGCTTGGGGTATATTACATAATATTAGCCCATCACACAGAACCATATACTACAGGCTTTTTAGAGACCTATATGCTATGAACCCTCATAATTaatattgttctttttcaaaggcCATTTTGAAACAATTTGATTGACAGTGAACCCATTCTGAATATAACAaactgcatttaaaaataaaatatctttaAGATACGGCTTTATATTTATGTTGTTAGTGAACCGTTTATAGATTTTTGTCAGTTACAAGCTAAACAAATGCGTCCACGTTTCACTTTGATTCAAGCTATTTTGACTCGCGTAGTTTAAGACGTAGGATCTGAGTTGTATTTGTATAAAACCAAAAATCCTGTCTGTATGCCCTGCATATATGAACCCGTTAAGTTACTACCCAATTGTGAAATTACTCCAAAACCAACTGTACATACTATGACGGAGTATAAATATGCAGACTCTGTTATTTCACTGCAGTTGACAGCTGCATTTTAACATTACAAATTGACTAATTTAACGTCTAATGCCATAAATAGCTGGTATACACATTAAATAGGTTCAACTCAACCTTGGAATAgctatactgtatatgtgtACCCACCTACGCAAGTTATCTTTAAATTAGGATTTTAACAGGTCACAGCAGACGCGTTTGCCGGTCCACTAACCGGACCTTTTCTGTGTGCGTTTGTAAAACAGTGAGTAACACCACACTTAGGGTACTAAGCTAAGCAGCCTGAACCTATAAGTGTCCACCAGCCCcgtattatttatttcataattACACAAGTTAGAAAACAAGCAGCTAACAATTTAGAAGCACACGATTGGCCTAATGAAAATTCAGGGTCGCTAGATCCCGCCTACTTTGCGCAAGATTGACCAATGAGCTTTCAGATAATttagcagttcaggcagtactGCAAGTGCGGTGCTGTAGGACATGATGTTACGCATACGGCGTATTATTAGAGCGGGGGGACAATAACCATAAGCAAGGATTAATGCAGGTACGCCTCTTTTAGTCTTAACCGCTTGCATGCAGGCATGCTAAGCATTCAGACAAAAATGTTCATTAATTACTGCAAAGGGAAGAAATTGACCCAGAGGGCGTACGCTAACTATTAAACTTGGCTGGTTGCGGATGTTCCATCATTTACGAGGTAGACAGTACAGCTTGATAGGTAGTAATAGTTTGTTTCGTTTGGGAACACTTCGGGTATTTTAGGATATTTTAGGATAGCTATTTTATCAGGTTTCTTCATTAAAGTCGCATTGAACGTGTAATTATTATGATTACGTATAGCATACTTATCAATTAACAAGTATAGATGCGTCTTTCCACTTGTGTTATATAAAATTTGCATTTATCCAAGACTGCAGTTTTTATAGCTACTGTACAAGGTGTGCTTTCGCTAGGTGGCGCTGGAGACTTCTCTTTGAAGGCGTCACATACACATCCTGGTATTTGTCCTTAACCACTGACCTTTTAACCGGGGGGCTCCTCAAATCTGTCTAATATCCAACATCACTAACCACTGATGACACTGAATAAGGAGCGATATAGAGCAGAGCTATATGTAAATTACTGTGTTTTTCTCAGTTATAGGAGAATccaataattaaatatttcttTGTGCACTTATTTTCTTTATATTGACGAACTTAATGCGTCAGCCCTGGAACAGCAGTACTATCCTCAGCATTGAATGAAAGATTCTGAACTCTGTTTTGAAGGTATGATCCAGTCCTGCAAAcctctttttttttgtccaaagcTGCTAACCCTGTTGTGCAGGGTAAGTTGTTTAGCAGCTGTTTGTATTGTTACAAACAGAAGCAACGATTTTACTATTGATTTCGTGCTTGTAGGTTGACCTTTGTTATAAATTTACAGCTGTACttgtttgtggggaccgtcaTCTGTTTGGAGAGAAATGTCTAACTGATAAATAAGTTTAAATGTACAGCAAGAGAATAACTGCAAAGGGTAGTTTCACACATTTGTATGTAATGTGTCGTGTTACTTTTCCAAGCTAATTGTGGTTGCAGAATTTGGCTCCTtggttgtttttttaatgtatacTTTTAATCCCAGTTAAGTTAGTCGCATATAAAACATGACCCAGCTTTTTAAGTGAGAATTCCAAGACCACCAAAAACCGGATAGGGGCAGGGCACAGTGCGACTTGGCGTAGAAGGTATGAAGCACTTTTGTCTCTGAGTCATGTGACCATTCTGGCTGTAACCTGACCCGGCCCAGGGCCCTGGTGATACAGCAGTATTTGTTGATCAGATGAACAGTATTTTGAGTTGTATCAATGGGTTGCCCACATACCCTTAGGTTGGGACGCTGTGAGGAATATCGGCATGGTGCTCCTCCTCTGAATCCTCTCAGAAAGCTTGGTGGGCAAGCGGAAAAATGGGTAAAAAGTATTGTTGTGTGATTTGAGGTTCTCATGGATTGTACTGTTGCTTATCTGTTCCGCATTTTTGAAATGGCGTTCTGAAGAAATTTAGCCTAATTGTCAAGGGTGCAACAACATGCCCTCACCTAGGACAGCTATAGTTCAGTCAGAAGTCCTGTTATTTAACTAGTAAGAAAAATCTCAGGCAACTTTTTTTGCCTAAACGCAGCCTAATATTTCGGTAATTACAGCGATCTTCTTAGCTGTTGCAGGTATAACTTTTATCTTGATTTGAGGTTATggttaaatacagcagcaggtcATGCtgtggggagatgggggggtcATGCATAGTTCGGGGTTTATTTTATGACGCAGAGCAAAGAGGTCTTTGAGATTTTTGGCTTGTTTACAGGACTTTGCAGCCTGCTCATTTTAGTGGGCTTGAATTAGCTGTTTGTCTGTTGTGGGCTGTCCTCTGACATGGCCCCAGGATAGTGTCTGGATGGAATCGGGCCTGGGGAGGTGGGGAAATGAGGCTACATTTGATCAGTTGAGTACAGGGGCTCAACTTACATTGCCTCTTCTTCTGGTTAAATGCCTTATCTATGCCACTGTTAAATTTAGTTGTTTTGACCGTGAAAGAAAGTAAAATTTCAAGTCACAGAGAAAATCTTTATTTAAGaagaataatttattattattattattcaagaGTTATCAGAACCTTTGGTAGAGTTGAGTTGGCTCATACACTAAAAAATTCATTTTATTCTAGAGGgaaaattaaaatatatgtatttgtaTGAACACAACGTAATTGAAGCCTGTTTCCATTTGTATTTTACCATATTAGGCTCATCTGGATGTTTAGGAACTCTTACACGATTATCCACGGCTTCCGGTTTCACTGGCGTGTAAATATCAGACGCCACAAAGACCAGATTCCCTTAGTCATTCGTCACCATGGGTAAGAATGTACGTACTCAAGTGAAATGAGACAACAGCGTGTTGACTTTCATAAATCCGGCCACagctgtaaaaacacatttatccaCACACCTGACAATGGTCGTAACTACTGTTCGGCCATCCAGCTGCTGAGGTTTCTTCATACACCATCTATCAGAATTCTGCAGCAGACTTCCAGCACTCCCAGTCCCTTTTTTGAATTATCCATCCCACAGTGACAAGATTAGAGAAATTCCAGAGGTGGAATGTTCCAGAACACTTTTGTTTAGAGAGCCAGAAATAAATTATGACCGTGTTGTGCATTCGGATTCTCCTGTGTTGCTCAGCAGCAAATCATGTATGATTGTATTGATGTGGACAAACGATGATCAGTAGTTGAGGTAATCTGTGATCCAGAAAGCCATGGTGTCCTCACTTAGTCTCGACTCCACCCCAGCCTCCCCCAAACCTCCCCAACAGGGAAGGTTAGAAGATCTGGGATTTGAATCCTATCTCctgcagagtaatcatatcacccaGTTACTCCACGGAAGCTGGCTcaccctgctctctgaccctAAGCTTTACTCATCTGTTTGTTACTTTGCGCAAAaacatttgctaaataaattaagTGTCGATAATTAAGTGTAAAGAAGAGAATCCTCACAATGTCCAAATGTGAGTAGGTTTTGTAAAACGGGTACAATAATGGTATCTTCCACACCTGTGTATTTTTGGTTTGCAACCTGTAGTGGATCTCAGGTCAGATCTCAGATGTATTAATTATATGGACAGATCTCAGGTCAGGTCAGATCTCAGATGTATTAATTATATGGGATGCGAGTCCTACAGATCTCTATTCACAAGTACATAACACTGGCCGAAACGCTCTGTTAGGGCTTTAAACCCCACCCCCGATGAGCCCAGCATGCTATGATTGGTCAGCTTTCCCTACATATTACACCCCTATGTTGCAGTCTGCAGATAGATACTTGTGGATAGGCGGCCAATAAGGATTGTATTACAAGGTGACCTCACCGGGTCAAGGaagtaagggctggaattccaatgaggcgtttcaggcagattagaggagagtggtttctgtggtgacaGTTACTCCCTTTTGGCGTGTACTTGGGCCATGAGTCACTGCAGACCATTTATATGCACATAAAGCTATATAACAGTGGTCTTCACTACGCGCCCCCTGGAGGCCAATGTGGTGGCATGTGACTgagtaaataaataagcaaattaGAACTGGCAGCTAAGTAGTAAACTAAAAATCAAGTGAAGCAGCATCAAGATGACTTCCAGCTAACTAGCTTTTAAAAACTGATTGGTGGCCTCCAGTCCACCTCCATGCTGGTAAGCGTGGCCCTCACCTAAAATTCAGTGAAGAACATTGCTACTGTGTAGAACGCTAAAGGAATGGAAAGGGAAGAACCGGAAAAGCAGAACAGGGCACCTTTAAGGACAATATTCATAAAGTGTATTCATCAGAACCACTTATTTGAAAGGCACTACCCTTTGTGTCCTGAGGTACACAGAGGCTTCTTGCTAACCCAGTCTCAAGAGTGCAAGTTACACCCAGAAGATCTGGGTTTCAATTGCTTCTATTTCCGTGAGACCAGTCACTGGCCGTAAAACTGAACTGTCAAGGACAGTGACGGCAAAAGACAACATGAAAGACTGCAGTCAGTAAGGGGAAGGTGGCGATTTCAAAACCAACTGTCTGTCGTATTGAAGGAATGGTTTTAAACATTTGGAAATAATATTAATAGCTATAACAAAAGAATGTATAACAGAATTTACTAACCAATACTTAAATATGTCGATTGTAGTAAATTgtgattttaaataaaatgatgaCAAGAATAATTGTATTTCCAAGATaatggattaaaaatatttttttcactaAGCAAGAATGTGTGTCATTTCGTTTATTATAACCATCACATTGTATATTACAGAAATTGTATTGTGTCTTTAAGCTTTTGATTCTACCTTGCGTTTTTCTCCCTTTAGTAATGGTGTGATGTCCAGTCAGCAGG from Brienomyrus brachyistius isolate T26 chromosome 14, BBRACH_0.4, whole genome shotgun sequence encodes the following:
- the LOC125708156 gene encoding synaptosomal-associated protein 23-like; translation: MADMTAEEITKRANQVTDESLESTRRMLRLAEESHETGVNTVTMLDEQGEQLKNVEQGMDQINQDMHEAEKNLTDLSKCCGLCVCPWNRVASIEHDARYRQTWGLGIDNAGGPTADAVDGGNPTVLSSQPPSIHNGMPTSAAPSGPYIKRITNDAREDEMEENLGQVGNIIDNLKSLAIDMGTEIDKQNKQIDRITDKAEINKARIDDANQRANKLIK